One segment of Saprospiraceae bacterium DNA contains the following:
- a CDS encoding Rieske 2Fe-2S domain-containing protein, with amino-acid sequence MYQIEPDIRRATTLPGAFYNSPEGFASYREQIFARSWQMVTHAEALVKLPFDAMPFQFMDKFIEEPLLLLRDADNTLRCMSNVCTHRGKILVEHPGKLERGIVCGYHGRRFLLNGNFAAMPETEGMENFPCADDNLTQIPVRQWRQFVFTSLAPAFPFEDWIADMERKIGFMPLEHFRFDAARSRDYLVKANWALYCDNYLEGFHIPFVHKGLATSLDWGAYRTELFDWSNVQVGVSKGGEDVFDLPAGHEDYGQAIAGYYFWLFPNIMFNFYPWGLSLNIVRPLQLDLTKVSFRAYVWDASKLGRGAGADVDLVEREDEAVVEQVQIGTRSRFYRHGRFSPKQERGVHHFHQLVTRMIS; translated from the coding sequence ATGTATCAAATAGAGCCTGATATTCGTCGCGCCACCACCCTACCCGGCGCGTTTTACAATTCGCCAGAGGGTTTTGCCTCCTATCGGGAGCAAATTTTTGCCCGGTCGTGGCAAATGGTCACACACGCGGAAGCGCTCGTGAAGTTGCCTTTCGATGCCATGCCATTTCAGTTCATGGACAAGTTTATAGAGGAGCCGCTGCTGTTGTTGCGCGACGCGGACAACACCTTGCGCTGTATGTCAAACGTCTGCACGCACCGAGGGAAAATTTTGGTGGAACATCCGGGCAAACTCGAGCGCGGCATCGTCTGTGGTTATCATGGCCGGCGCTTTCTTTTGAACGGAAATTTTGCCGCGATGCCCGAAACCGAGGGGATGGAAAATTTTCCATGCGCCGACGACAATCTAACTCAAATCCCTGTGCGACAATGGAGGCAGTTTGTGTTCACCTCGCTCGCGCCCGCATTTCCTTTCGAGGACTGGATTGCCGACATGGAACGCAAAATCGGGTTTATGCCACTGGAGCATTTCCGATTCGACGCGGCACGTTCGCGCGACTATTTGGTGAAGGCAAACTGGGCTTTGTACTGCGACAACTACCTTGAAGGGTTCCATATTCCGTTCGTTCACAAGGGTTTGGCCACTTCGCTGGATTGGGGAGCCTATCGCACGGAATTGTTCGACTGGAGCAATGTGCAGGTTGGCGTTTCCAAAGGAGGCGAGGATGTTTTCGACCTTCCCGCCGGGCATGAGGACTACGGACAAGCCATAGCGGGCTACTACTTCTGGCTTTTTCCCAACATCATGTTCAATTTTTACCCCTGGGGGCTGTCGCTCAATATCGTGCGCCCGTTGCAGTTGGACTTGACCAAAGTCAGTTTTCGCGCTTATGTCTGGGATGCCTCAAAATTGGGTCGGGGTGCTGGGGCCGATGTTGACCTCGTGGAGCGCGAAGACGAGGCAGTCGTGGAGCAAGTGCAAATCGGCACCCGCTCGCGGTTCTATCGGCACGGGCGTTTTTCGCCAAAACAGGAGCGAGGGGTGCATCATTTTCACCAGTTGGTGACAAGGATGATTTCGTGA
- a CDS encoding anhydro-N-acetylmuramic acid kinase yields MKQHIRQLAAIARKRRRRIIGLMSGTSLDGLDVALCAFSGAGQRTRVKVERFKTVPYDGHFKAEIRRVFAQKEIDFQHLVLLNALVAERHASIVNQCLLEWGVAASEVDLVASHGQTVFHAPRVLHGLPDYPNATLQIGDGDHIARRTGIVTISDFRQKHLAAGGEGAPLALYGDYYLFSKNGEERFLLNIGGIANFTYLPADGNPTKAFATDTGPGNTLLDAFARALFDVPFDEEALLAKAGRVDERLLDIFKAEPFFAKPLPKTTGPELFSTRWVEAAVRQLPKGNPNPYDLFATLTRLTSDTIADALNSVAHQHEPSLYLSGGGAHNPLIVQYLKNNFRGWKIRPMRVLGVDGDAKEAVLFAVLANESVAGEAMEGAVLGGVPLVGMGKISLPG; encoded by the coding sequence ATGAAGCAGCACATTCGTCAACTCGCCGCCATCGCCCGCAAGCGTCGCCGACGCATCATCGGTCTCATGTCCGGCACCTCGTTGGATGGCCTAGATGTCGCGCTGTGCGCATTTAGTGGTGCCGGGCAACGCACGCGCGTAAAGGTCGAGCGATTCAAGACCGTGCCTTACGACGGACATTTCAAGGCGGAAATACGGCGAGTTTTTGCCCAAAAAGAAATTGATTTTCAGCACCTCGTCTTGCTCAATGCGCTGGTGGCCGAGCGCCACGCGAGCATCGTCAACCAATGCCTTTTGGAATGGGGCGTTGCCGCCTCTGAGGTGGATTTGGTAGCAAGTCATGGGCAGACGGTGTTTCACGCGCCCCGTGTGTTGCATGGCCTGCCCGATTACCCCAACGCGACCTTGCAAATTGGCGACGGCGACCATATCGCTCGTCGCACGGGCATTGTCACAATATCCGATTTTCGGCAAAAACACTTGGCGGCAGGTGGCGAAGGCGCTCCGCTTGCCCTTTACGGCGACTATTATTTGTTTTCAAAAAATGGAGAAGAACGCTTTTTGCTCAATATCGGCGGCATCGCCAATTTCACTTATCTGCCTGCCGACGGCAATCCCACAAAGGCATTTGCAACGGACACAGGCCCGGGCAACACACTTTTGGATGCCTTTGCTCGCGCTTTGTTCGATGTTCCTTTCGACGAGGAGGCACTCCTCGCCAAAGCAGGGCGGGTGGATGAACGCTTGCTCGACATTTTTAAAGCGGAGCCTTTTTTCGCCAAGCCCCTCCCCAAAACCACTGGGCCCGAACTTTTTTCCACTCGCTGGGTCGAGGCCGCAGTGCGCCAACTACCCAAAGGAAACCCCAACCCTTATGACTTGTTCGCCACGCTCACTCGCCTTACCTCCGACACTATCGCGGATGCTTTGAACAGCGTCGCACACCAACACGAACCGTCGCTCTATCTCAGCGGCGGCGGTGCTCACAACCCGTTGATTGTGCAGTATTTGAAAAACAATTTTCGAGGTTGGAAGATTCGCCCGATGCGTGTGTTGGGCGTGGATGGCGACGCAAAGGAAGCGGTTCTTTTTGCGGTGTTGGCCAATGAATCCGTGGCAGGCGAGGCGATGGAAGGCGCGGTGCTGGGCGGAGTGCCGTTGGTGGGGATGGGCAAAATATCACTGCCGGGCTGA
- a CDS encoding gliding motility-associated C-terminal domain-containing protein — MSNFLFRLLPAASLFLLCQHTGYASCADSVGLKISSVQCYGLRNGIVRIDTVYGGEKPFFYSLDGQTFSTNPTFDHLWPGIYTLYVRDASNCVREWLVNVPEPEELRVYLITDADTVTEGEPFRLNAIVTPESTPISAIEWRPPNLFQEQNMLTQMTRIYETTTFAVEIRTPYGCLARDQATVQVEKANLFFPNVIKPGSNQDAYFTIFSGEGVTRVVLMQVFSRGGGLVFERRDFAPNDPIKGWNGRWQGKYVQSGVYPWTAIVEYEDGRQKQFHGNVTVVN; from the coding sequence ATGAGCAATTTTTTATTCCGGCTGCTCCCTGCCGCATCGTTGTTTTTATTGTGCCAACACACTGGCTATGCCTCCTGCGCCGATAGTGTGGGCTTAAAAATCAGTTCTGTGCAGTGTTATGGTTTGCGCAATGGCATCGTCCGCATAGACACCGTTTACGGTGGCGAGAAACCATTTTTTTACTCTCTTGATGGTCAAACTTTTAGCACCAACCCAACATTCGACCATCTATGGCCGGGCATTTACACGCTCTATGTGCGCGATGCCTCCAACTGTGTGCGTGAATGGCTGGTCAATGTGCCGGAACCTGAAGAGTTGCGTGTTTATTTGATAACGGATGCCGACACGGTGACAGAGGGGGAGCCGTTCAGGCTAAATGCGATTGTCACCCCAGAAAGCACGCCCATTTCGGCGATTGAGTGGCGCCCGCCGAATCTGTTTCAAGAGCAGAACATGCTGACGCAAATGACCCGGATATACGAAACCACCACCTTTGCCGTCGAAATCCGAACACCCTACGGCTGCCTTGCCCGCGACCAAGCAACCGTGCAGGTGGAAAAAGCCAACCTTTTTTTCCCGAACGTCATCAAACCCGGCAGCAACCAAGATGCTTATTTCACCATATTCTCAGGGGAAGGGGTGACGAGAGTGGTGCTGATGCAGGTGTTCAGTCGGGGAGGAGGATTGGTGTTCGAGCGGCGCGACTTTGCGCCCAACGACCCCATAAAAGGCTGGAATGGGCGCTGGCAAGGCAAATACGTCCAATCGGGGGTGTATCCGTGGACAGCTATTGTGGAATACGAGGATGGTCGGCAAAAGCAATTTCACGGGAACGTCACGGTAGTCAATTGA